In Nicotiana tabacum cultivar K326 chromosome 17, ASM71507v2, whole genome shotgun sequence, one DNA window encodes the following:
- the LOC107797946 gene encoding aquaporin PIP2-7-like has protein sequence MARDYVDPPAAPLFDTAELKKWSFYRALIAEFVATFLFLYVSVATVIGHKKQVGPCDGVGLLGISWAFGGMIFVLVYCTAGISGGHINPAVTFGLLLARKVSLLRAVAYMVAQCLGAICGVGLVKGFMKHDYNTHGGGANTVAVGYSTGAALGAEIIGTFVLVYTVFSATDPKRNSRDSHVPVLAPLPIGFAVFMVHLATIPITGTGINPARSFGAAVIYNHTTAWNDHWIFWVGPFLGALAAALYYQQLLRAQAAKTLSSFHSNSSI, from the exons ATGGCGAGAGACTATGTGGATCCGCCAGCAGCTCCGCTGTTTGATACGGCGGAGCTGAAGAAATGGTCTTTTTACAGAGCCCTCATTGCTGAATTTGTTGCCACCTTTCTTTTCCTCTACGTTAGCGTCGCTACCGTTATTGGCCACAAGAAGCAAGTTGGTCCCTGCGACGGCGTTGGACTTCTTGGTATTTCATGGGCTTTTGGTGGCATGATTTTTGTTCTTGTCTACTGTACTGCTGGCATCTCTG GTGGGCATATAAACCCAGCAGTAACATTTGGGCTATTACTGGCAAGGAAGGTTTCATTACTGAGAGCGGTGGCGTATATGGTGGCGCAATGCTTAGGAGCCATTTGCGGCGTTGGCTTAGTGAAAGGGTTTATGAAGCATGACTATAACACGCATGGCGGCGGTGCTAATACCGTTGCAGTTGGCTACTCAACTGGCGCAGCATTGGGTGCTGAGATCATTGGCACTTTTGTTCTTGTCTATACCGTCTTCTCCGCCACCGACCCCAAACGCAATTCACGTGATTCCCACGTCCCC GTATTAGCACCATTGCCAATTGGATTCGCGGTGTTTATGGTTCATTTGGCCACTATTCCCATCACAGGAACTGGGATCAATCCTGCTAGGAGTTTTGGAGCTGCTGTCATTTACAACCATACCACAGCTTGGAATGACCAT TGGATCTTCTGGGTTGGACCCTTTCTGGGAGCATTGGCTGCTGCTCTCTATTACCAGCAACTTCTGCGAGCTCAAGCTGCCAAAACTTTGAGCTCCTTTCACAGCAACTCCAGCATTTGA